A portion of the Eulemur rufifrons isolate Redbay chromosome 30, OSU_ERuf_1, whole genome shotgun sequence genome contains these proteins:
- the TAB3 gene encoding TGF-beta-activated kinase 1 and MAP3K7-binding protein 3, which translates to MAQSNPQLDIQVLHDLRQRFPEIPEGVVSQCMLQNNNNLEACCRVLSQESSKYLYMEYHSPDDNRMNRNRLLHINLGIHSPSSYHPGDGAQLNGGRTLVHSSSDGHIDPQHTAGKQLICLVQEPHSAPAVVAATPNYNPFFMNEQNRSAATPPSQPPQQPSSMQTGMNPSAMQGPSPPPPPPPSYMHIPRYSTNPITVTVSQNLPSGQTVPRALQILPQIPSNLYGSPGSIYIRQTSQSSSGRQTPQNTPWQSSPQGPVPHYSQRPLPVYPHQQNYQPSQYSPKQQQIPQSAYHSPPPSQCPSPFSSPQHQVQPSQLGHIFMPPSPSTTPPHPYQQGPPSYQKQGSHSVAYLPYTASSLPKGSMKKIEITVEPSQRPGTAITRSPSPISNQPSPRNQHSLYTATTPPSSSPSRGISSQPKPPFSVNPVYITYTQPTGPSCALSPSPRVIPNPATVFKITVGRATTENLLNLVDQEERSAAPEPIQPISVIPGSGGEKGSHKYQRSSSSGSDDYAYTQALLLHQRARMERLAKQLKLEKEELERLKAEVNGMEHDLMQRRLRRVSCTTAIPTPEEMTRLRSMNRQLQINVDCTLKEVDLLQSRGNFDPKAMNNFYDNIEPGPVVPPKPSKKDSSDPCTVERKARRISVTSKVQADVHDTQAAAVDEHLTGAKQSPRTQPRDEDYEGAPWNCDSCTFLNHPALNRCEQCEMPRYT; encoded by the exons ATGGCGCAAAGCAATCCACAGCTTGATATTCAGGTTCTCCATGATCTTCGACAACGTTTCCCTGAAATTCCAGAGGGTGTGGTGTCTCAGTGCATGTTACAG AATAACAACAATCTTGAAGCCTGCTGCCGAGTCCTTTCCCAGGAGAGTAGCAAATACTTATATATGGAATACCATAGTCCAGATGACAATAGGATGAATAGAAATCGCCTTTTGCATATTAACCTGGGTATCCATTCTCCTAGTAGCTACCACCCAGGAGATGGAGCTCAACTTAATGGTGGTCGAACACTGGTCCACAGCTCAAGTGATGGACATATTGATCCACAGCATACAGCAGGTAAACAGCTGATATGTTTAGTTCAGGAACCACACTCAGCTCCAGCTGTTGTGGCTGCTACTCCCAACTATAATCCATTTTTTATGAATGAACAGAACAGAAGTGCAGCTACTCCTCCTTCACAGCCACCTCAACAGCCATCTTCCATGCAAACAGGAATGAATCCATCCGCTATGCAAGggccttcaccaccaccaccgccacctccTTCATACATGCACATACCTCGGTATAGTACAAATCCAATTACTGTTACGGTATCCCAGAACCTCCCTTCTGGACAGACTGTACCAAGAGCTTTACAAATTCTTCCACAAATTCCAAGCAATCTCTATGGGTCTCCTGGTTCTATTTATATTAGACAGACATCTCAGAGTTCATCAGGAAGACAGACTCCTCAGAATACACCATGGCAGTCCTCACCACAGGGCCCAGTGCCTCATTACAGCCAACGTCCTTTACCTGTTTATCCACACCAACAGAACTATCAGCCTTCTCAGTATTCTCCCAAACAACAGCAGATCCCTCAATCTGCATACCATTCACCACCTCCTTCTCAATGTCCTTCACCCTTCAGCTCTCCACAGCATCAAGTGCAACCTTCCCAGCTGGGCCACATCTTTATGCCACCTAGTCCTTCAACTACTCCACCCCATCCATATCAACAAGGACCTCCTAGCTATCAGAAACAGGGAAGCCATTCAGTAGCTTATCTCCCGTACACAGCATCAAGCTTACCCAAAGGTTCCATGAAGAAGATAGAAATTACAGTTGAACCTTCTCAAAGACCTGGGACAGCAATTACTAGGAGTCCTTCACCCATCAGTAATCAACCGTCTCCACGGAATCAGCACTCACTGTACACAGCCACCACACCACCTTCAAGTTCTCCTTCAAGAGGGATATCTAGTCAACCCAAACCTCCATTTAGTGTTAATCCtgtgtatattacatatacacaGCCAACTGGACCTTCCTGCGCTCTGTCGCCATCTCCTCGGGTGATACCAAACCCagctacagtttttaaaattactgtagGCCGAGCAACGactgaaaatcttttaaatttagtGGACCAAGAAGAGCGCTCTGCGGCACCAGAACCTATTCAGCCCATTTCAGTGATACCAGGCTctggaggagaaaagggaagccatAAATATCAGAGGAGTTCTAGTTCTGGATCAGATGACTATGCCTATACACAAG CCTTGCTGTTACATCAGCGAGCAAGGATGGAGAGGTTAGCAAAGCAATTGAAACTTGAGAAAGAGGAGCTAGAGCGGTTGAAGGCTGAAGTTAATGGTATGGAGCATGACCTGATGCAGAGACGGCTCAGAAGAGTTAGCTGCACCACTGCTATCCCGACG CCTGAGGAAATGACAAGATTGAGAAGCATGAACAGACAACTCCAGATAAATGTTGACTGTACACTGAAAGAAGTTGACCTTCTTCAATCTAGAG GAAACTTTGATCCAAAAgccatgaataatttttatgacaaCATAGAACCTGGCCCAGTTGTACCACCCAAGCCATCTAAAAAAG ACTCCTCAGACCCCTGCACAGTTGAGAGAAAAGCCCGAAGGATTAGCGTGACTTCCAAAGTACAGGCAGACGTCCATGACACCCAGGCAGCAGCTGTGGATG